The Quercus lobata isolate SW786 chromosome 9, ValleyOak3.0 Primary Assembly, whole genome shotgun sequence region TACAGATTGTCACGTACACTATAGAGGTTCATCATGTTCCacataaattatattccaaaaagaaaattgacgGTACAAAAATTGACAATCGGGGTGTTGAAGGTTATCCACAGAAAATGCCCTTGGAgccatattttttattagtttaaaagacaaaacaacaaaatctgaaaggcataaataaaactaattaaGAAACTTATAGCTCTACTGATAAAGGGTTCAATTCTACTCTCGCTTAAACAACCAAGAGATaataaatataacaatttttttttttttttttagttgtacTCACCGAAAAATGAATGAAAGTGGACTGAACTTGACTTAATAGACTGAATTGGACCGGAATGAACATATGTGGATCAAATAGACTAAATGGACTAAATTGGACCAGCATGAACTGAATTGGACTGGAATGGCCCAACGTAGACTAAAATATACCATATGGACCAAATTCGACCAAAGTAGATAGAAATTGATTAAATGGACTGAATTAAATATATGGAATTGGACCACACCTTTCTCTCGCCCTTTACCGATGTGggacaacaaaataatttaagCGGACACAATCCCACATCTGAAGTTTAACTCACTTTTACATACCTTCTGTTCATATaattaggggtgtccacgggtcgggccGGGTCAGGTTTGTGCCCAACTTGGAACCGACCCGGACGACTGGCCGGATTTTTCGGTTCGGGTCTTGTCAGTTTCGGGTTGTATCGGGTCGGTTTCAGGTTtcattgccgaggacgattttggCCGGATCCAGCAAGATCTGGCCGGATCTAACGAGATCTGGTCGAAATCTGGCCGGATCTAACGAGATCTGGTCGAAATCTAGCCGGATCCGACGAGATCTGGCCAAAATCTGGCTGGATTCGTCGAGATCTAGCCTAGATTTCGTCGGATAACGTCGAGATCTCACCGTATTTAATCTAGTATGCTGAATATTTCCCCGAAAACGTTAAAGGTATTGGAGATTTGGTCTAGGTTGCTTAATATTTCGCCAAAAATGTTTAAAGGTATCGGAGATTGGTTTGGGTTGCGTAATATTTCGCCGGAAACGTTAAAGGTATCAGTTCGGGTAGAGTTTCACAGGTTTTGAAATGCAAAACCGCCAACCGACCCACCGGGGGTTGGGTTTGACAGTTCGGAACCCGCGTCCGACTGCCGGAGTCGTCGGATCGGGTGGTGGCGGGTCGGACTCAGGTGGGTTGGCCGGGTTGAGCGAGTCACCAGGTCTCTTGGACACCCCTACATATAATAATTCCACCAAAACCCTTCATTGTCAAACACATCGGTCTTAAGTCAGGACACAAGGAAAAGATGGAGAACTGTTTGCGCATGGCTCGGCAACTCATGCGCAACGAGATCAATAAGGggtacaacaacaaaaatttcgtGATGTCTCCAATGTCAATCATCGTTGCATTGAGCATTCTGACTTTTGGTTCACGAGGTCACACGCTGGAGCAACTTCTGGACTTCCTTGAAGCAAAGTACATGGATGATCTCAAAGCCAAGGCCTCTCTGATGATGTCTGCTGCTGCACCAGTCGAGAACACCAAAGAAGGTCTGATTCTGTCTTCTCTTAATGGGGTTTGGACTGATCAGCGTTTCGCTCTGAGACCCTCCTTCAAGGAGATTGCCGAAACCGTTTTCAAAGCAGAAGCCAACGCTGTTGACTTTGTGAATGAGGCATGAAACTCATCTTTTTCATCGCAATTAATCTTTGTGCTGTGCATGCATAGACTGGTTTTTTTACATATAGTACTTTAATATTACTAGTATATGAAAAGGATGATGATGCAGTTAGCTATGTTGGTATAATTACTAAAGTTTGAGACTTGTATGGAGTGTTTGGATACActtattgttaaaaattgaaaactgaaatatttttaaatgatccactttgaaatatttttacaGGCTGAGGAAGTAAGGAATAAAGTGAACTTATGGGTTAAGAATGCGACAAAAGGGCTCATCAAAGAAGTTCTCGCACCTGATGCTGTTAGTGGGGCAACAATAATCATCCTTGCCAATGCACCTATTTCAAGGGAGCTTGGTCATATCCTTTTAaagctaaaaggactcgaccaaaaaaattttatcccCTTGTTGGAGAACCAATTAAAGTTCCCTTCATGACCGGCACAACAGAGGTGAAACATTTTTTTGGATCCTTCGAAGAATTTAAGGTTCTTAAGATCCCATATAAGGAAGGACAAGACAACAGGCGATTCTCTATGTATGTCTTTCTTCCTGAGGAGAAAAATGGGTTACAAGATGTAATTCAAAGGTTTAATTCCAACACAAATTTATTAGATAAATGCTTTGATCTACAAAAAATACATCTTTCTGATATGTTGATTccaaaattcaagttttcatatgggtttgaagctaaagaaattgtgaaaaatCTTGGATTAACATTACCTTTTGAGAGGGTTGGGGATTTCACAGAAATTATTGATTCTCCTGTAAGTGGAGAAGCTTTCGTCTCCAGCATTGTTCAAGAGTCTTGTATTGAAGTTAATGAGAAAGGTACAGAAGCTGCTGCTGCTACTTGTGTCTCTCTGCAAATCGTTTCACGTCCACCTCCACGACCAAGCTTTGTGGCAAACCATCCATTCATGTTCATGATTAGAGAAGAGATATCTGGGATCATATTTTTCGTTGGAGTTGTACTTAACCCCCTTTTAGGCTAattgatatatgtttatgttAAGAGGGTATGTTGAGTCTCTTCAAAGTTAAATTTTATAAGGATttgtgaattcaaattttagatactttattttgtttgtactttttatgacattctttatatatatatataggcttaAGCTTAAGATCATCTTATCACTAACCCAATGAACTTTGGGTCAAATGACAATTCTGACTCTCATGAAAATAGGTGGAGGGTAAGGTTATAAGTTTGAATAGTACTGCAAATTAATGTGTTACTATTTACCATTCCTATAAATTTAATAGAATCACAGAGATTAAGATTTAATTTCCCTTCAAAGAAGGCATGGGACTTAATTCTTATAGTTCTTTCATCTTtgtaataaaatgatatttatataaaatttgtgtaatttataatgtttgaaacttttattatgtataaatatatttatgtagataaattaattgaaactTCCATATGTACCGAGCAAATTAATTTACGACCAACAAAAAAGTATTTACAATGACTAGCTAATTTTAAGTTTGCTAATGAGTGAAAGAGTGACTTCTTCTAAATGTTTGAGCCTTTATAGGTTTGTGACCCTGTTTCTCTCtaattcaaatcaaattttccGACTCTAATGAATGTTGTTAAATATGTATTAGTGAGGCTTTTAGCTAGTGTCTTGAGATCTCATGTTTTATCATCTTCCTCTCTATGGCTGTGGATCAAGTCGTGCTAAAAGATTCAATTTTAGAAAACTAGAGATAAATTATCCTTAGGTTTGgttaaatgtttttttcctatttcttttGAATTAGTCGTTCAAATTATTTCAACTGAGTTTGATTGTTTTCTGGATTCGAAGCAAGAGCTCTCTAACCACTGATAAACAACAGTTCGGGTCCTATCTCAGAGCAACACCATATCAAACAGGTGGAAGAAGGGTAATTCTGGTGCCTGGGTACTATGGTCAAGTGCTAACGACTGAGAAATTTTCATCAAAGGAGGAAAGTCCATCGGTTGCTGCAGTGGTAGGGAAACCTGATACGGTAACTGAGTACGATGATGAGAGAATTAATGCTGAAATTAATTTAAAAGGCATGGTAACGGCAGAAATAAGAAAGGAGCGTGCAACGAAAGGAATTAATTCTCATAATATCAAAATTCCGGATTTTTCTCTCCCTAAAAAATCGGGATTGATATTAATTGAGAATGATGTTTTGTCAACGTTAGCCGAAATTGATGATGGCATTAATTCTGGCTCCATATCAAGACACCTAACAACGGCTGATTTGGAAAAGGTGGCTGAAACCGAAGAGATTGGCTGAAACGGaaactctttattatcataAAAGCTCAATTCTGGATTCTACTCTTCCTAAAATTCCGGGATTGAGTTTCAAGGATAATAAATCTTCTTCAAAACCAGCTGGTTCGGTAACGTACTTACGAGGAGATAATAAGGGGAGAAGTTACAGGTCTGATAACAATTATCCCACTTACTCTGATCACGTGCAAGGTGTTAAGGGTGATCAAGTGCAGGGTCCTAAGTGCAATCATAGTGCAAGAATCAAAACTCAATCACGTGGACTCCCTAACTGAGACTCAAACCCGACTCAACATATCCTCTGATGCCCCAAGCCGAGACATGCTTTTTGTCCTACAACGACAAAAAATTTCCGCCACCCAGCACCATTGGTTGCCCATAAATTAAACACCCTCCCAATATTATCTCGCCAGTCCTAGAATCATTGAAAGAAGCTACGGTTGATTGCTTGTTTTAAGCTATCCGACCTGCTGCTATCGCTGCACCCCTTCAGCTTCCAACTCAGCGGCATAAATGGAAGCCACCCCAAGCGAAGGTCCTCAAGGTTAATTGCAATGGTGCTGTTTTCTTGGAATCAAACAAGTTGGGTATTGGAGTCGTTGTTCGAAACTGCAATGGGCAGGTCATCGATTCAATGTCACAACAATTGAATCAAGTGTATAAGTCCATTGAAGTGGAGGCCATGACAGCAATTAGAGGTCTAGAATTCGTGGCAGAGCTGGGCTGAGATAGAGTGGTAGTTGAGGGTGACTCAAGCTTCGTGATGAAAGGTTTGAAGACGAGCTTGTCTTCCTATGGTTTGCTTATTTTGGATGCATGTGTTTTTGAGAAccttttttctaaattatccTACTCTCATGTTAAGAGAGATGATAACAAAGTTGCACATTATTTAGCTAAACTAGTAGTAAATTACCCAGATAATGTAATATAGATGAAGAATGTTCCACCATCAGTTTATTCTTTTGTTCAGGCTAATTTAGCTACCGTTTAATATGGATGGAGAATGTTTCACCATCAGTTTATTCTTTTATTCACGCTTATTTAGCCACCATTTTGGAATAAAATAACTCAATgtcttccttaaaaaaataataataataaaaaataaaaataaaaaaactatatatccCTTATTAGTAATTCTTTTCATAATTGCTTTAAGTCATTATAACATTCTTAAAATATTGGGTTGTAAATAAACTAAGTTGTTTATGAATAACTCGagctttttttttagagagtttcaaccttaCTCGTGAAAAAACCTTATTTGTATTCGTTTGTTTAGTAAACAAGTCAAACTCAAGCCCAACTTTACGCTCGATTATTAAATGAACAaaactcaaacataataatgtgttcATGAACAAACTCGTTAACATGAGAGttctaattaattatatataatactatatattaaaaatatatatttatatatagactTGAAATTTggttgtataagtttttaaattgGTTCATATGATATTCAATTATTACTTGTAGTTtattcataactttttttttttttgagaatctagtTTATTTATTACATAAACAATCCATATGTAGTAAAAATTCATAGATTTATAAAGAGGTAAAACATTTTAGCCATGGttttaagtgattatataaCATACAAAGTCACTATCAATAGaatttttgcttaaaatctgaaaataagTAGAATCTTACGATCCACGAACCGATCTTACGATCTACGATCCTACCTACCTCCCACGATCTTATGTAAAATCCCAATCTTGACAACCTTGATCACTGCtattaaaatgacaaaagaaaaaagatttatgAATGAAGTAATATATAATTGGAGTAACAAATTATTATATCTCCGCGCACTTTTAGCATGATGATCACTCTATAAGTTTAAGTACTTGTGTAGTGTGGGGAGGAAGAGTCGGGGTTTAAGTCTTCCGAAGGAAgactcacacacatatacatatagatTAAGTTAGTGCAGAattctattttgtttaaaaaaaaaaaatttattacggTTGCATATTGAATTGTaactgaaaaataaaaggtCAAAATATAACCATATAATCACCTATAATTTATTGACGTTGTGTCTCGCATTCTTCTTTCGAAACACAacatggatatatatatatatatatatatatatatatatatatatgaagattGAAGAATGTATGAAAACTCCAACAAGTTTTTTAGCTCCGAAAAAAGTATATTAAAGGTCCAACAATAGCGCCATTGATATGCATTACAGGTTTTGAATGACAATAGTTAGCACCATTGATATGCCATCATTTTGGTTTAGACCCCAACAATATAATACATGCTTTTATAATTACAATTAATAACCAACCTCTTGCTAAACTCCGCTATAGTAAATTCTACGAAAAGAGAGCCAAGTCGGCCGACTTCCTTACCCACAGCAGATAGCGTAAAAGGCCCCTACAAAGTACAATAAATAGAATTAGAAACATAAATTGAGAATCTCCATTGAAATACAAATGCCCTTGTTATATCACAGATCTCAAAACTAATGTGGTGAGAGCATATCCATTTCTCATCAAGGCTATTgcaaatttcaatataaaatgtTTACACATCAGACTATAAAACACTTATGAAATTAAAGTCTGTAATATTActtagggtaaattgcaaattacacccctaaagtttggagatatttggattttacaccttgaagtttcatgatttgaattttactcCTAAAGTTTgagggtgtttgaattttacaccttaacatttcaaaatttgaattttactctcTAAATTTGAGGGGCATTTAGATTTTATACCCTTAAAATTTgagagtgtttgaattttacatcataaagtttcaaaatttgggatgTAGAATCCAAATTTTGCAACGTTATGGtataaaaatccaaacaccccaaatTTCAAgcataaattcaaaattctgaaacttaagaatgtaaaatccaaataactcaaaatattaagggtgtaatttaccatttaacTTATTACTTAATATGCTCTTAcataaaatcttcaaaatcagATACGCTTTTATGCTTTTACAATTTAGCTCACACAAACCCACATCGGAAATCTATTGACATTTACAAACCTTCGGTTCTTATAAGAATTATACTAGAATACAACCCAAGCAAGTTGCATATACCAAGGTCAAGACTCAAAGGAAAGGATGGAGAACTGTCTGCGCATGGCTTGTCAACTCACGCTCAAAGAGATCAGTGAAGGGTGCAACAACGAAGAGAACAGGGAAGGATGCAACTACAAAAATTTCGTGATGTCTCCAATGTCAATCATCGTTGCATTGAGCATTCTGGCTTTTGGTTCACGAGGTCGCACGTTGGAGCAATTGCTGGACTTCCTTGAAGCGAAGGACATTGATGATCTCAAAGCCAAGGTCTCTCTAATGATGTCTGCTGGTGCACCCGTTGagaacaccaacaccaacaccaatgAAGGTCTGGTTCTGTCTTCTCTTAACGGGGTTTGGATTGATCAACGTTTCCCTATGAAACCCTCCTTCAAGGAGATTGCCGAAACCGTTTTCGGAGCAGAAACAAACGCTGTGGACTTTGTGAATGAGGTATAAAATTCATCTCATCACAATCTTTGTACTTTTTGGTTTTACATcaagttattttatttcaagTATAAGAGAGAATGATAATGATATGAGTGTAGTATAATTACTagtttttttgagatttttgttaCACAGTCTTTTAGACTTTTAGGGTTTTCTGAGTTTAGGATATATACTGTTTgaaatagttttattattataaaacgTTTTGTTTTGTACTTTTGGAATTACAATAGGAAACTGCATGTTGATTACCATTCATTCATAATAGTTGAAAATAGTATATATCTCTAGTTCATATCGCTTGTGTCAAGTCTAATAATTAACGTGTGTTTGGATGAGTTCTTAAGTGTTTATTTGATGAAACTTGAAAgtattgaaaaagaagaaaactcccttcttttttatttttcgtgTAGGTGcaccaataaaaagaaaaagtgagtaTTATAGCTTGCCAAATAAACTCTTAATGTAGTTCAAAATATATTGAGCCTCTAGGGATCATGGCTTGCTTTCAGTTTTCTCATTagtatctaattatttttacataccaAATAATACGAGACATATGCATGAGAATTAAGGTTTAGCTGCCTATGATGCATTATCTATCCGTACATTATTGGTGTCCTTTTTTATAATTCGCAATTTCTTGACTTTGAAATACTTTTGTAGGCTGAGATAGTAACGAATAAAGTGAACTTATGGGCTAAGAATGCGACAAAGGGACTCATCGAAAAGGTTCTCCCACCTGACACTATTGACCATAAAACAGTATTCATCCTTGCCAATGCACTCTACTTCAAGGGAGCTTGGTTAAATGCTTTTGATGCGAAATTGACTCgacataaatatttttatccCCATGATGGAGAACCAATTCAAGTTCCCTTTATGAACGGAGACACAAAGGAGAAACATTTTTATGGATGCTTTAAGGATTTTAAGGTTCTTAAGATCCCATATCATGGAGGACAAGACAATAGGCAATTCTCTATGTATGTTTTCCTCCCCAACATGATAGATGGGTTACAAGATCTAATTCAAAAGTTCAATTCCTCCCCAAAGTTATTAGATAATTGCTTCAAACTAAAAGAAGTATATCTCTCCAAGATGTTGATTCcaaagtttaagttttcataCGAGTTTGAAGCTTCAGAAATCATAAAACATCTAGAATTGACCTTGCCTTTTGATACGATGGTTGCAGACTTCACAGAAATGATTGATTATTCTCTTGAAAGTGACAAAGTTTTTGTatccaaaatatttcaaaaatcttgTATTGAAGTCAATGAGGAAGGTACAGAGGCTGCTGCTGTTACTTGTGTCTCTGCTTGTACATGGTATTCAGTTTCACCCTCACCTCCACGACCAAGTTTTGTGGCAAACCATCCATTCATCTTCATGGTTAGAGAAGAGATATCTGGGATCATATTCTTTGTTGGAGTTGTACTTAACCCCCTTTTAGGataattgatatttgtttgtgTTAAGGGGCTTATTGAGTCTcctcaaatttaattttatttggatttgtaagttcaaattttagatacattattttgtgatttttattggTTAAGTTCAAATTACATTTGATGCAcctaatatattttaattaactatgaattttgataaatccaccgCTAGAATATATTATCTTTGTGTAATATTAGTGTAATATTGCTTATAATTATACCAATTATAACtagttggattcaagttacactttAAGTAATTTTATAATAGTTACACTTCTTTTGAACCATTGATAATTTATATTAGATCTAAGCGataaaaaatacttattataatatctttattttttcctaGAAATTAGTGATCTAAGCCATTAATTgttcttattaaataaataaaaagcattaaCTCTCCCCACTTTCCATTTTTACCGTATTCTTTCTCTTCTCACTTGTCATCATCTTCCCAACAGCAATCTaagtttatttgatttatttttttcccttaattatGAGAAGCAATAACTTCGTTGTGAGATTAATTATGGAGTACTGGAGCCTCTGTTCCATGGCCATATCCCgcatgttgttttttttttttttttttttgcatgttgtTGTCAATTTGCGTTGCCctttaaattatcaattatttaaaGTAGTCCAAGAAAGAATAAGATGAGGATATTTGGTTGGTTATGTGTGTTGTCCTGGAAAGATTTTTAAGAAGGGAGTAAATTCTAATCTTTTGTAAAACTAGCAGCTCCTCTCATGGATGTATGCCATTAGAGAATTTAgcaaaaaagtgataaattaattatttagaaCCCAAAAATGGTTGTGCAAAAACGGCAGAAAGtagatatatttatatatattcgaGTTGGAAACCTGTGGATCTAGTGCTAGCAGATAATGTTGTTAGAGCACTAATTTTTTAAACATCGACTTTGGCCATGAGTGTTTTTTATCCTTAATTAGATTTATATGAATTTTGTAGTACCTTGATTAAAATTGGCCATGAGTATTTCAGAAATACTACTCAACATCGTTATCTAAAACAATTGTGACTTTTTCCatgtatttctaaaattttccaatACTCTTTTTCCATGATTTCTATAATTTTCCAATACAAGAAGGAAAAATCTGAGAGAGGATGCGAGGAAGAAGATAATAATGTGAAGGAAAgcagagagttttttttttttttccttgctttgaTAAGAAGAGTTAATGCTTAAATCACTAATTTCTATAGAACAATAATAACATTACCATGAatgctttttctttcttagatcTAATAGAAATCAATGGTGCAAAAAATGTGGTCACaccacaaatataagtgcttgtagggCGTGGAGGATAAGGGTCGGGTTCAAGTTTCCAGAAgagaacttcacacacatatacacataaatTACATTAGACttgaatttctatcttgtattaaaaaaattgtgcaaaaaatgtgtaactcttgtgaagttataccagatgtaacttgaacccctctctctctctctcataatcaTTGTACTAACCCAATGAATTTTGGGTCAATTGACAATTCTTACCGTCATAAAAAGGATGGAGGGTAAGGTTATTATTTCAAGTACTGATAATAGATATCAAGATTTAATTCCCTTTAAAAGAAGGCATGAGACTTAATTATTATAGTTCTtgtaataaaatgatattgacATAAGGTTGGTGTAATTTAGAGTGTTTGAAActtttattatgtatataaatttaggtgaaaatattattttggtccttacaatttggggtcaatttggtccattttattttcaaattgcaATTAATTTGGTCCTTATCATTAACTATTAATAGAAAATGTCTAGGTAGTAAATGGTGTGCATTGTAAGCACACTTAAAGCTGATGTGATtactaaaagaataataaaaaattaccacatcagcatttgaagttaagaaaattaatttattaattttaaataaataaattaattaaaaatcaaaattaaattagagttcaaatctagGAAATCTTGAACATAGACGAAGATAAAGctagaaaaattaaaacccaaatcaacaTTTAGTCAACCACGAGTCCCCTCTCTTTAtccatttcatcaaaaaaaaaaaaaaaaaccacgagTCCCTTCTCTCTAGTCCGATCCCAGAACCTTTTAGGGAGTAATGAATCAAAATCGGGGTCAGGTACTGGCGAAGACTCTTTGCTTTGGTCCTTTGTAGGTGGACTCCGAACTACCCACAAGAACCTTTGCTCACTTCTCTCTAACCTTACAGCTAAATCCTTCAACTACTCCTTTGAGTAAAATCGTAAGCTTCAAAGCACAAAAATACAACGCTCCCATTCGGTTGTATGTCCAGCCATTTTaaacattccacctcgtcaatCATTTGAAGCAATCAATGGTACATCACAAAAGATTGGTAGGGTGGGATCATTTGGGACACAAAGTccggacaaaatgggcttttgcccttttcgggcaaattaattagctttataccctctttcccaaactaagtatggaaatacccctcttttaaaactcgatttatgaTAAATCGAGttaggccctatagtgacattttttaaGACCTATATTCACGTTTTTTAACTCGACCTcaataaaatcgagttataggtaaaaaattgcctataacttgATTTCATTGAAGTcgagttaaaaaacatcactataggtcttgaaaacgtcactataggctcattaaaacgtcattatagggcttcaaaaaaaaaaatttctaactcaatttatcataaatcgagttttaaaagaggAACATTTCCCTACCTAGTTTGGGAAAGAGGATataaagctaattaatttgcccaaaaagggcaaaAGTCCATTTTGTCTCACAAAGTCCATTGGATAAATTTTCATAGGCTCTTGGTTCGAGTGATTCAAACAAGTTTACAATGATTCCAATATATAGATTTTGGTATATGAGTTTCAAaggttgatttgggttttggtttatCTAGGTTCATGTTCATTCATGTTTAGGATTTTCCAGATCcgaactctttttctttttttgggattttagtttttatttttaatttctttagaattgataatttttttttttttaatacagaTGCTGATTTggcaatttattattattattttagaagcCATATCAACTTTAAATGTGCCAATAATTCATACCATTTATCATCTAAACATTTTCAATTAGCATTTAACAATAGGGATCAAATTAACTGCAATTTGAAAATAACAAGAACTAAATTGACTGTTaacaaaatgtaaggaccaaattgaccaagaccacaaaatataaagaccaaaatagtatttcttttcaataaatttatttagataatttaattgaaatctTCTTACATACGGAGCAAATTTATGGCTAATTAAAAAGTATGTACAATGATTCGCTAATTTTCAAATCACATTTGCAACTCTAATGAATGTTGTTAAATATGTATTAGTTAGGCTTTTAGGGTCTTGAGGTCTCATGGTTTATCATCATCTTCCTCTCTATGGCTGTGGATCACAGTCGTGCTAACAGATTCAATTCTAGAAAACTTGAGAAAATTTATCCTTTGGTGCTGTTAAATGCAActgagttttgaatttttttgggattaagTGAATCTAATAATTTGTCACACACCACATAATACAAACTACATATATGCATGAGACTTTTAATGTTCACTGATGGTGCATTACCTATATAtccctttttagtttttttttttttttttagctttaattttttttttttttttgatgtgtttAGCTTTAATTTAAGTCACTGTAAGTGTAACAACATCCTTAATTAACAGAGTCAACTAGActagagtcttttttttttcccatatattTTCCTCCTTATCATTTTAATTGGTCATTATCTTTGTGCTTTTGGTGCTATGAATGATGTTTGCCATCATATCTCATgacaatgaatttatttttttgagagaaaacatAGCTATGACAATGGCTCTCTAATTTGTTAACATTGAAATATTTGAGGATTGATATTGTAAGAAATGAAGTGATTTATGGGATAGGAATGTGATTAGTGCACCTCGAAGAAGTTCTCCCTCCTGATGCTGTTAATAAATAAGCGATCGATGCTCATTCTTGCCAATATTTTGTAGGCTGAGATAGTAAGAAATGAAGTGAATTTATGGGCAGCCGGAGAATGTGATGAAAGGGCTTATCAAAGAGGTGCTCCCTCCTGGTGCTATTGATAAAGAAACAATATCCATCCTTGCCAATGCACTTTACTTCAATGGAGCTTGGTTAAATGCTTTTAATGCGAAGTTGACTCGACATGAATATTTTTATCCCCATGATAGAGAACTAATTCAAGTTCCCTTCAACGTCGGAGACACAGAAGAGAAACATTTTTTATAGATCCTTTAAGGATTTAAAGGTTCTTAAGATCTATTGTTAGAGAAGAGATAAACAAATGTTCCCATACAAGACCCACATAACATAATGAAACTAAACGCACACCAAAATTCTTAGTTTTTCTCTCGTCGTTAGACCAAGCTTCCCTCAAATAATTTATCAGGTCTTCCTCCCAAGACCCAACAGAATAAaagttccctttttctttttctgaagaACCCAGATAGGAAATAAATTCTTGTTTGTTGATGCATGTTAGATGAAAA contains the following coding sequences:
- the LOC115962180 gene encoding serpin-ZX-like — protein: MENCLRMACQLTLKEISEGCNNEENREGCNYKNFVMSPMSIIVALSILAFGSRGRTLEQLLDFLEAKDIDDLKAKVSLMMSAGAPVENTNTNTNEGLVLSSLNGVWIDQRFPMKPSFKEIAETVFGAETNAVDFVNEAEIVTNKVNLWAKNATKGLIEKVLPPDTIDHKTVFILANALYFKGAWLNAFDAKLTRHKYFYPHDGEPIQVPFMNGDTKEKHFYGCFKDFKVLKIPYHGGQDNRQFSMYVFLPNMIDGLQDLIQKFNSSPKLLDNCFKLKEVYLSKMLIPKFKFSYEFEASEIIKHLELTLPFDTMVADFTEMIDYSLESDKVFVSKIFQKSCIEVNEEGTEAAAVTCVSACTWYSVSPSPPRPSFVANHPFIFMVREEISGIIFFVGVVLNPLLG